In Candidatus Methylomirabilis sp., one genomic interval encodes:
- a CDS encoding TonB-dependent receptor plug domain-containing protein: protein MVGRPWKIAAVLVFLVSAAAPVWGQEPVEPEIGEVVVTATRTADPVGAATKSFTVITAEEIEAKQAETVQEVLRTVPGLTVSQSGGPGTITSTFLRGSNSGHTLFLIDGVPINSPMGGAFDLADLTTG from the coding sequence ATGGTCGGGCGTCCCTGGAAGATCGCGGCGGTGTTGGTGTTCCTCGTGAGCGCGGCTGCTCCCGTTTGGGGCCAGGAACCGGTGGAGCCGGAGATCGGCGAGGTGGTGGTAACGGCGACCCGCACCGCCGACCCCGTCGGAGCGGCGACGAAGTCGTTTACGGTCATCACCGCGGAGGAGATCGAGGCGAAGCAGGCGGAGACAGTCCAGGAGGTCCTGCGGACTGTTCCAGGACTTACCGTGAGCCAGTCCGGTGGCCCGGGCACGATCACCTCGACCTTCCTCCGGGGATCAAACTCGGGCCACACCCTCTTTCTGATAGACGGCGTCCCCATCAACAGTCCCATGGGCGGCGCCTTTGACCTGGCCGATCTCACCACCGGCA